The Juglans microcarpa x Juglans regia isolate MS1-56 chromosome 2D, Jm3101_v1.0, whole genome shotgun sequence DNA window taggcatagcccgtgtatacatggagtatacaaaagaacatctaaatacattttaGGAAAGATAGATTAAGGACAATAAGTCATGAGCATTGTTCCCATTAAGTACAATAGcaaaaaaccaaagcaatagtgtgtataaaaaaattctgaatctcCGCCATTGTGcgctatcttcaaagcaccgctCATTCTTTTCTGCCCAAATACACTACATAATGCATagcggaatcatcttccacaccgcCGCCACTTGATGACATCCTTGAATCTCCTTCCAGGAAGCCAATAAATCAACCACCCTTGAAGGCATTACCCAAGCGACGTCAactcttctaaagatctcatcccacaacatccttgtcacctcacaatgcaataataagtgATCCACCAATTCTCCTTGCTTTTTATACaagtagcaccaatccatcacaatgagtCCCATCTTCGTCAAGTTTTCCGTAGTCAAAATCTTCACAAGAGCAGCAGTTCATACAAAGAAAGCTAttttagaaggcacacgagatCTCCAAATATTATTCCAAGGCAATGGAGCATTACCTTATGATGCCAATATTTTGTAATACTGCCTTTGGACCTCAACTTCATCCTATCCCTCTATGCCGTAGTGTTTCCCATAGGGTATATCAacctgaaaaattctgaaacagtatgcaattcccaatcatgaatatccctattaaatAAGACATTCCACTAGTGAGAATCATGAGAAAATACCCTCAGATCCCCCACGGAAGCATCTCTGTTGACTGCAATACAATAGAGATCTGGAAAAGCCCTATCAAGAGCACAATCTCCACATCAAACATCATGTCAAAACCTGATTATGGTGCCCTCTCCAACCACAAAACGGATAAGGTTTTTGAAACTCTGTCATCCCCTCTTATAAGTTTCCATTAGCCCACgccatacccccccccccccacttcGTTGGAGCACCATTCCCCCCCAAGCACTTCCGTGTCTAGAGTCTGTAATTTCCTTCCACTGTGAATCCCCCTCCAAGTGGTACCTCCATTATCATTTccccaataaagctttattgaaaaTCCTCAAATTGCACACTCCCAAGCCACCATTCGAAATTAGAGAACAAACTTTCTTCCACTTAACAAGATGGATTTCGGTTCCTcccccatccccccccccccgcccccaaaaaaaaaaaaaaaaaaaaagcccgaaataatttctcaatcttATTCGCCACCCCTGTAGGCAAAGGAAATAGAGATAAGAAACAGGTGGGGAGGTTAGTTAACGTGCTCTTAATTAAGGGGAGTTGACCCCCGCTCGGTAAATATAAccgtttccaaccagccaacctTTTCACTACTTTCTTCACAACCCTGTCTCAAATCGCTCTAGCGTTAAAGGTCGCTCCCAATGGGAggccaaatatttcataggcaaggaTGACACTTCACAATCCAAAAGGCTCGCCAAGCTATTGATACTAGGCACCACATGTagcacccccttcccgtaggatAAAGATATTACTAGtaatcataacataatgcccggtaaagagattcatttcctgaaatatctcatttattgaaaagcatcaaagtattaaaactgaattgaacatAATTGTTTCGAAAACTGAACGTgaaataaaagaacataaactaatcttatgaatgacataaaataaatctaattcttgtgtgaatattACTTATTCCTTCCTAAGTCTTTGTACTAGATCTATTCCTGGTCATTCAGCTCTGCGTCATCATAATCATCATCTATGAGAATTAAACACggaagaaaacaagaagacaaacaaaaatgagtcgaatacttagtAGCACATCACaccgtaaaatataatttggcctAACATGGACTTAATTTCTGAACACTCTTCGTAACATACATACAGCTTCATAGATTTGCAATCATACACGTAACATGACTTTCTGAaagactttacatacatatatcatcaCAGATTCATATAGCATAcgtattcatcattaacatgagcggAAGCATATATAATTATGGCAAATATGTAACACGAatgcataataacttgtttatcttgtcttaacatggagtgaaacacgcttgagtctgtgtttcacttaTCTTGCATAACATGGAATGAAATACGCTTGattccgtgtttcacttaacttgcataacatgagTCTGTGTTTCacctaacttgcataacatggagtgaagcacgcttgagtccgtgtttcacctaacttgcataacatggagtgaaacatgcttgggtccgtgtttcacttaacttgaataacatgaagtgaaacacgcttgagtccgtattttacttaactggcataacatggagtgatacacgcttgggtccgtgtttcacttaacttgcataacatggagtgaaacgcACTTGggtctgtgtttcacttaacttgcataacatggagtgaaacgcACTTGggtctgtgtttcacttaacttgtggttaaTCGCACTTGAGTCTGTGGCACCATAAAACTTCcaatctttcttaatgcatgaaaatttattaggcctcatgaacatttctaacatgtcatattcttgtacatggcatagcataacataacacattcttgtacatggcatattcttgtacatagTATAACATAACacgacatgacataacatggcatattcttctacatggtatagcataacatgaaatagcataacatgatctgaacattttatgacattccatggcatacatgatctaagtactacatgaacatggcatacataatctaagtattacatgaacatggccTGTATAATCTAGCCATTCTATTatatggcatacttgacttgaattactacatgaacatctcatggctttcatatgattttagtaacattcaattaatcaaactacaaattcattcattcaagcataatctcatatttcatgaaagatcatgaaaggattctaaccttgacttgtctcttagcgtagcgtagataaccatcataaacacatcatattttcatacataacaataatattcacagtacgcatgcatttatatgatcatattatttacctcttagcactgcttcctgatttccaacttgtaacGCGTTACCTATTCAAGGTACTAGATGTTACTAATTTATTAGTGTACTTGTCTAGCATTCTAACTACTTAAAATCATACCGTAGagataatataatacatattcaattaaaattactacatattaatattattcaaaatccataacatatcctttaaaatataacttaataattgtattaaaatataGGAAGGCCCAAGGCCAATTGGGAAAACAGCCCACTTAGAATTTTAAAGAGGCATTCGGCTGAAGGGCTCATTCTAGATTAAAGGAAGAAGCTTCCTCTGGAAAGCACAAGGCTAACACAGAGTGCTCGTGAATGTGGGAGGGAGTCGTGCAAAATCTTACCGAGAGAGGGGTTGAGTTCGACGGCGGCTCTGGGTGGCTGGATGTGACGTTGGTGCAACTGGGAggttcctatggtggtgcgacaccaagagggggagggagagagagaaagagagtttagagagagatggaattgAAAACTTAATCACCGAGAGGGAGGAAGGTTGTGTGCAACGGCAGGGGCTTACctgagggagtgggtgcgacgggAAAAAGTTGGCCGGCATTTTCTGTGGTGGTGTGGGAGGTGGTCCGTCGAGGTGGCTGTTGGTTGTTGGGTGGGAGGCTGCGGTGGTGCTTGCAGGAGTGGGTTTCTTTCTCTGCGTGAAAGAGTTTTACTCTAGGGATTTTTGTGTGTATAATTCAGAGGCTTTGTGGGTTTCTTATAGGCGACGGGAGGGAAGCAACGTGAATCTTTAGGAGATTGGTTGTTATTCGAAATTGCCTAAACTTTAGGAACCTATTCCTACGAGAATTCAGATTCTGAGAGgattttgaagagtttgagttggagtCAGTCTTGAACTAGGAACCAAATCTAATATGGGAACCTAATGAATAAACTGTACGAAGGTTTTCATAGGAAATGAATCACTAATTTAATCTATCTGTTAGCATATTTCCTAAGATGataataaaagtgaaataaataaataaataaatataatataatactagTTTTTAGCCCTAAATTTGAACCCGTATGTTACACCACACCCACTGTAATCATCTTGGACTTACGAAGGTTCATTTTAAGcccgaaacagcttcaaaacataacaaaagtgCTCGTAAATTTTGAATCTGGCCATGATCCTCTTCACAAAAAAGGATAGTATCATCTTTTAAATTGTGGCACACTCCACCCCccaccctccctctccctctcgccCGGTGATGTTGTTTGTATCTTTGAGTAAGTGaactttatttctctttaatcTTCAGGCAATTCTTTCTATTTTATGTTTCTCTCTATATCTTTTGTTTTATGATCTTATTCTTGATAAAGATAGCACTGATTGCatttaatgattagattaatTCTCGtacaattttttctctttcagatTCCCCATTTGAGACCTGCTGAATACAAGAGATCTCGATTGTCAAGGAACCGAAGGACTGTGAATCGGGCTTATGGTGGTGTCCTTTCTGGAGGTGCTGTTAGGGAgaggtattttatcaaaaacTGGCACTTAAAGATTCTGCCTCTTTATTAAGTGATTAGAGcatgttaatagttaaattatatgtttttgtaGGATAATTCGAGCATTCTTGGTTGAAGAGCAGAAGATTGTGAAAAAGGTGTTGAAGATCCAGAAGACAAAGGAAAAGCAAGCCTCAAAAAGCTGAAATGAGTGGAGCATTAAGGGAAAAGTAATTCGAGTTATGAAATATGGTTTAGAGTTGAGAGAAATTTTGAATTAGGTTGGTGTTGATGAGTTGAATGGTATTGGAATGCTTTTACTCATTTGATCGATACTGGATTactttgatactttttttttttttttttttttttttttttttatcactcaaGACAAGTCATTTACGTGGTTTTGTTTTAACGATAATTTCTTCTTCAATGAATTCCCTTATGATTATATTTATCTACTCTAATTTCTGTATCTGAGATGGATTTCTATTTGTTTCTGTatcttttgttcattttttaaacattttttagtCGTAATTAAAATTGGACGTTGTCACACCATATGGGGGCGGGGAATTCATAAGGTCCGTTGCTTATGATATGGGTTGGCGCCTTGGCGGTCGATTTGCTTGGGACACGAATTGGCTGGACCGCCTTTTGCTCTTGCAGTGATTGTGGCTTCAGCCTCTATTACCTTTGAGACTCTTCATCTGTAAAGTAGTTAAGTGTGATGATATTTTCGCCCTCCTCGAGGAAAACCCATTTTCGATGT harbors:
- the LOC121249782 gene encoding 60S ribosomal protein L34-like, giving the protein MVQRLTYRTRHSYATKSNQHRIVKTPGGKLVYQSTKKRASGPKCPVTGKRIQGIPHLRPAEYKRSRLSRNRRTVNRAYGGVLSGGAVRERIIRAFLVEEQKIVKKVLKIQKTKEKQASKS